The sequence ATATCTATAAGGGAAATTTATGCGCACAATCTCATCACGGTAGCACTTTACAGCACAACACCAGCTGGCATGCAGGTCTATACCTCCTGTGTATGGACTAAGAAGGTCAAGCCTTTTTCTCggctttgtttttcctgtatGCAGCTATCTCCTCAGGGTTCAGCCCGTGATTGTCTTGCCTGAAGCAACATGTGGATAGTTGCAGTTTGCATGAGTGGCAGGACACAAGTTACATGTGTGCATCACACTAATGAAAAgcaacatttctgaaaatatatctgaaaaaaaaaagatgtttacaAGTGACTCATGAATCTGACTTCAATGGCAAATTGTGACAATCGCACACATTTCATTATTTCCCTTTAAATTCAGCTGTTGTGACGGTGCAGTGAGCGAATGAAAAGAGAGACTCTGTCTCTTACCCTGGTTTAATCTCTGGTGGTTTTGGCAAAGGCTTTGTAAAGTTGGTTTTCCCCACAAGCCAGTATGTCTCCTCAATACCTTTACCCTGCAACAAAAAGAACAACTCAGAGCTGTGCAGTCGGTCTTTTAGTAAATAAGTAAGTCCTTCCCAAAGTGTTACCTTAAGCTCTGTCTTTCCTCGGACTTCTATTTTATAACCATCGTTAAGAGAGTGGAGGATCTTCACTGTGCTCATATTTACATGGATTCTATAAGCTGAGGATAGGATAAAGCGCATATAAAGACAATATACAGACAACAGAGTCAACCTAAACATGCCACGATGCAGCAAAGATCGCACGTACGCAGGCCAGTGGATTCCATACGAGAGGCAGTGTTCACGGTGTCTCCAAAAAGGCAATACCGAGGCATAGTCAGACCCACCACGCCTGCAACGCAGGGCCCTGCAAAATACACAACAGAAGTCCAATCATTCCATTCACTCATGGAAAAATGTCCGTTACTAGTGgtgttttcatttaaaggtGAAACCCATGGTTTCAATTAGGAAAGTTTTAGTATCTGAGGTGTTTTACATCACTCACTTGGAGAGAAGCATTAAGAGTCCCACCTCATAACAGAGCATGCATCAATAACAACAAATACGAGAGAGATTAAACATGAAATTTTGCGGCTGAGCCAGAGGTGGGTTGCAGTGGAGTGGACTGCAGATGTGCAGCAACTGTGGGCAAACTAAAGTAGCTTAAACCATGCACTATAATGCCTGAGTTGTGCTTTAGCAGCAAATAACTTAATAACATACCCGGAAATGCCTCTTAACCCTGCGGGGTAACTTTAACCTGATGCACACCTCCAAGGAAATGCAACTACTAATCAGGCTGATGCAGCCCGCAGCACCTCTGATTGGTGTGGAAGGTTACAGCGTAGGGTTTGGAGGGGTTATGTTGTAAGCTATGACGTGGATTTCCTGCTAAAGGATAATTCAAGCATACAATGAGATGTcagctgatgtgggctggcATGGCAATGAGCTGTGACTGCCTGTGTCTACCTGAACTAATGCTTGTCCATTGACTCTGCATCAAGCCGAAAGCACTGCAAAGTCCACTGCCAAGACTGCAACTCTTATACTTACTACACAGTATATTTATCTGTGTCATAgtcttgttatgttttttttagttcttgtgttattttgtaCGATGCACCACAGTAGCCAACATATACTGTttctaaatgaataaatacgATCGGACTACTATGTGGATTCCTGTTCTAAAATCTCTTTCAGCGACGCACATTCATCTTTGGATTCTACCTGATAAGCTTGTCAGGCTGATAATGACTCCAAAGACTGCCACGCCCACCTGAGTGGATTCCTATTCGTATCCTGACGGGCACGTCCGGCATGTGTCGCATGTGGAAGGTTCCCACTGAGCTGAGGATGTTCAAAGACATGTTGGCGATCTCAGCAGCGTGCTTGTTGCCATTTTTCTTAGGCAGGCCTGATGCTACCATGTAAGCATCACCGATGGTCTCCACCTGGACAAATCAAGAAGTTTATTCAGTGAAAGGGCAAATCAAGTGGAAGTCAAAGGTTTCAGACCAGTAACCTCTGAAACTGGGTGTTTATCAGGCGATATTATTCCCTGACCTTATAGACATCATGGTTAGAGAGCACAGCATCGAATAGTGTGTAGAGGTCATTCAGGAGGTCGACCACCTCAATGGGATCACTGAGCGAGGAGATGGTGGTGAAACCCACAATGTCGCTGAAGTAGATTGTCACCTGATCAAAGAACTCTGGCTCCACTGTGGCACCAGTTTTCAGGGCCTCTGCCACAGAACTggacagaaatagaaaaaaaaaaaaggacgaaTGAGATGATCATGGAGTAGGGGTACATTTATTTTCCAAACTTCATGCTGGCAGGATTGTGTGAGAGTGTTGACTGACGGTGGAAGCATTTCAGACAGCAGCTTCTCCGTTCTCTGCTTTTCCACCTCCAGCTCCTCTGTTCTCTCTCTGATGAGTTCCTCGAGGTTGGAGCTGTACTGCTCCAGCATCCTCAGCATGGAGTCGATGATATTGGTCTTCTTACCCTTGTTGATTAGCTTGAACTATTGGAAAAAGTACGGCGTCatgttaaacaaatatgtatagAGCTCTTTAAATAGTTTAGATGAAGTAAAGAAATGAGGCCACGAGGTCGTCTGCAAAAACGAACCCGGTCAAAGATCTCATCAAAGGTCGGTCTGCGGTCAGGCTGTTCGCTCCAGCACTGCTTCATCAGCTGGATGCATTCAAGCGGAGCCTGGTCTGGAGCCACAGTAGGACGGCACATGGGAGGAGGTTTTTTCACCTTACGGATAATCTCTGGAGAACACGGGATGAATAAATACCAAAGTTATTACAGGTGCCTaaagcaaaactaaaaactaaagctgtttgtaaaacaaacattttaattaagtgaaataaaaataatgcaacTAAATAAAACCTTaaacaaaaattttaaaataattgaaaCAGTTTTGTGAACTTGGAAAACTAACTTAAGTAAAAATATACAGGTAATATAATTTTACTGTTTGCTAGTTTGATAAAATTATATGAATTTCCCTGATAAACCTTTGAGGGATTGTTAATTGAGACTGTGGGGGTCTACGACACTGTGAATCAAATGTACGGTGTCCTTGAGAGGCCAAaaggactgcaacttaagaaaacaacagtaataagaaaaacgctgcaaaagcacacaaaacacaacggaaataggaaaaacgaaaacagaaataggaaaaaacacaagggaagtgtttctggggagacaataacctgacggaccagttgcaggaacccaaaacaCTGTAGGcgtgttttatcatgattcatataatactaatgatggatttttaggctaatagttaggttaacacacttacctcatcttttctttcctcacaaaaccgatagatcctccacttTTTCTAAGTGTCTCCCAGCGCAATtcttggttcctgcaactggtctgtcgggttattgtctccccagcaacacttcccttgtgcttttggaaatctgttttttcctatttctgttttcatttttcctatttccgttgtattttgtgtgcttttgcagcgtttttcttattgctggtgttttcttaagttgcagtccgtttggcctctcagggccaccgtacaaaTGCTTTCAAAAACTTCTGTGGATTTTCCGAAATCTAACGTCTGACACATGCCCTccatacaataataattaaaaaacagatcTAACACTAAAACTAATGAACATTAAactaaaacaagaaagaaatcaaACGGGAGACTAACTGACACTAagcagaattaaaaacaaatgacagaaTACAAAactattattacttttatttctgTACTGACACTCTGTTAACTGAATTTGAAGTGGAAAGACAGCTTTTGGTGGCAGCCAAACCAAAATCAGATATCTCCATCTTCTCCTtactaaataagtaaataactcATTGTTTGAGTATTCTGTGATGAATACACACCTTCAGGTGGCAGTCCCAGCATACAGTACGGTGGCCCTCTCACCACCACCTCTTGAAGAATGATAGAAAAACCGTACACGTCTCCCTTAAATGTCCCTTTGCGAGAATTTGCAAGGTCGCGTAGAAACTCTGGTGCTGTCCAAAACAGATCTAAGTACAACAAAGGAAACATTTAGATTCTGGCATTGTTTCAATAAAGTATATTGAGTGTAAAACACAGCACAGCAAACAGTACCTTCAGGTGGGGGCTCTTCTAAAGGAGCTTTCTGAGACTCCAGCAGCTCATTGAAGCCATAGTCAGTAATCTTGAGGACAAAACGGCCGTCTACCACACAGTTTCGGGATTTTAGCCTGCCGTGGGGGAAGTCCCTGTGGTGAAGATATTTTATACCCTAGAAAGATTCAGATGCAAATAACACTTTGATTCAATCATAAagaaacaactaaaaacacTTAATAAAACTCTTGCTGTTTTCTTCCCTTCAAAAAATGGCAAGCGGTTCTTTTctaaaagactttttttttatcaccttGATGAGATCGAGCATGAGGGAGGACTTGAACATCCAGTCTAGTTTAACGTCCTCGTTCCTCAGCAGGTCCTGCAGACTGCCCCTCGAGCAGTGCTCCGTCACCATCGCAAACATGGAGCAGTCCAGAAAGAAGCCCAGGAACGGATTTACGTTCTCGTTTCTCAGGTCCTTCATCTGAGAAAAGTAGCTGCAGTTTGTTAAGATGACCAAAAAATCATACACATTTTTCAGTCTGAATATTTGCAGGAATTACacattcaggttttttttctcattcatcATTGGGTCACACAGGAGAGCACATGTCACCTAAATATTGTGTTGAAATGACACATGACAATAACACTGTAtagtttatatttgtatttgtaccATTTGATAACACAGtattttgcatttatattttgtatatttgtatacactgtattttgtattgtatatatatatatatatatagtggtGTCAGAGCACAATGTCTTGCTATTTGCCCTCTGTGTATGCTGTTGACCAGGAGCATCACATTTCATCTCTCTGTATATCCATACTGGGCTGAGACAACAATAGAGTTCACTCTGACTCTAACCCTAACTTGCTCTCAGATCACTCTCTTCCACAAATTGTCATAAAaatctgaagacacagaaagcagaaaatgtCTCCTGAAGCATATTAATATGCATTTACGTGACATCAAGTTGGACATGCTGCTCTACCTTCATGAAAATCCTGGAGGTGCTTTGTTTTACTTCCTTGAAGTGGCCCTCTTCGAATTTCTTCAGCCAAACCCAGTCGCCCTAAATGCAAAAGCATGATATTATTGTTATATGAAATTAAACTCTCCATTGATAGAGTCATAAAGGGTTCTTATTTAGTCAACCTCCTTCCACTGAAATGTGTTAATTTTGtatataaagcatcttgagtCACTGGCCCAGACATTATGTTACACAAGGATCTCCCTTACCTTCCTCACTTACTCACCAGCTTATGTTAAGAAGCTTTAGTGAATATTTGATGTAAACTCAGCTTACCTCGTACACAGCTACATTAGTGGTCTCATGAGTTTCTGTTTGCATGCTATTCACAGAGTGTGAGGGGTCTGCAGATTTCTCCTCCAGAGCGCTCCTGGACTCGCTCAGATCTTCTAAAGTGATTTTCTGCATGACATCAAACaccatttaaagatttattaGAAATGAGAGCCATGCTGTGCTTGGCAGACATTAAATGTGACGATGTGGAAAACGCACAGATGATGGAACGGTGTGCTTTAGTCTAATTTAATGATGACTTACCTTTTTGCTAAGCTGAGGGTTGATAAAAGTGAGATCCTCTAAGGTCAGGAGGATCCGATTGGGACCTCTGACCAGCTGGATCTGATGAAGTCTCCTCCTGCCAAAGTGATTTTACAATAGGTAAACAGCACACATACAACAAATTCCCTGAATCTCAGAAACGATACGGGGGAAGTAGTGATGTCTCCCTCAAATGTCTACATCTGGAAAAacgctttttttcttctgttttgctACAAATTTATATTCCCTGCTGTCATGATTTAATAAGTAAAAATAATAGTGGCTTGAACAAACCCAAATTTTCACCATTTTATCTAAAAAAAGGAGAATGCTTATAGTTCTTCGAGTAGATTCTTCTGGTGTGTCTGACTGTCTTTAATCCAGAGATGAGCTCTAAGTTAAAAGTACATTTCTAATTCTCAAGCTTTTATACATGAGACATGTCTTCTCAAGCAAAGAGGCATAATATGTGATTCTGGAGATGATATTAGTTATTACCCACATCATACCACATGGTATAGATCACACTACTTCAAATCTCTGAATATAGGCTTGGAAGCGGGAGGCAtcgttggaaaaaaaaagactttgcaTATTTACCTGATATAGAGAATTACTGTGAGCCCCGCAACAGCCAGGGAGAAGATGACTGCTAACGCTATTATGATGTAGGTGACCTCCACACCTAAGGACCATAGTGGTATGCATTAGACTGATGgataaatgacaaaatgtaGACTTGGCTAAACTCACACctctttacacaaacacaccagaGCCTCATACCTCCTGTGCAGATGGTGCCTTGGTCAAACCAGCAGCTGGAGTCAGAGGGAGGAGGGGACCCTCCGGGGAAATTTATGGACCTCCCCGCAAAACGGAGTGCCCCTGATGTTAGGTCCACTACATAGGTCTGGTACAGCTTGCTGCCCCTGTTGTCAGAGTCCAGGATGATGTAGTTGGTCTTAACACTCCCAGAGGTGTCCACTTTGACCTCCTGGTTGAAGCCATTAAAAGTGATGTTCCGCTTGAAATAGGCCAAGTTCGACCCTGACAGCTGCATGCCTGctttcctgacattttggatgGACTTGGCCAGCAGGTAGATGCTGTTATAGATGGTCCCAAACAGCGGATGAACCTGCAGGTTCAAGCGAAGGCTTAGCAAGGTTGTAACAGAAAACATGACGGGGTTCCTATTTCAGTCATTTACAGCTGCTAAAAAGGATATTTTATAATTAATATAGAAAgtcatatattattattaaaagcatGTGATTATGTTTTTCTATAATATGCGTGTGGAGACAGCAGGAAACATTATAACTGTCTAATGACTCAGCCTTTGCACCAATATATGTCATGATATGCAACAATGTGTGATGGAATAACAAACAAGGAGGACATTGTGAGTGAAATCAGTTGAATTGGCTTCCTACCTGCTCTGGCTCCATGGGCAGCGTCACTTCTTTGCTCCTCTTGGCCGCAGCAAACGCCTCGTTGAAGGACAGTGGCTCCGAGGCCACTGTGATAGTGAGCACGGCGTCGTAGGCCTCTCTCAGGTTGCTGCTGTTTTGCAGAGGGAGGTAGGAGACGTTCATATAGGGCACGCTGTAGAGCAGAGCGTCGTAGGGCACAAACACATACTTCCCTGAAGTCAGACCCATCTTGCGTGCTGTGAGGAGGAAAGTAGCTTGCTGCTGACCTCCAACCAAGACTGAGTGCATGCACATAACGATGACTGAAATGAAGAGCAAAGACACAAAGCATTACAAATTCCTTATGAATATATGTGGTGCACTAACAGGACTATTATGAACAAATGCTGTGTTGGGAAAAGCaccttattttttattgaatGGAGAGAGTGTGAAATATCTTAACTGCAGTAAAAGTGCCAGAAATGTAAGAGGAAATGTTTGAAACCTTTGCAGCTTCttattgtcaaaataaaagtcttttttaaaaaaaagcagattaaTTAAATTGGTGCCGTTCTTCGCTTTAAGCACAAGGTCAAACCTGAGTTATCTAAATGGCATCCGGCTCAGGTGTTGGAGAACAGCTGAGGTGTGGCAGTACTCTGGTTGGGTGATCTATTGGTTTGGCATTTGCCATTCTGCAAGTTGCTTTAATGTCAAATGATGTT comes from Astatotilapia calliptera chromosome 14, fAstCal1.2, whole genome shotgun sequence and encodes:
- the gucy2f gene encoding retinal guanylyl cyclase 2, producing the protein MQHIAPNFRWPLWESSHSCVPVIKNRHTLPALPFYNFLLWVLLGVLTFPCCVRCLIFKVGVLGPWNCDPVFYKALPAAAARLAVSRINGDAALDLGLKMDFIIVQEPCETSKALTAYIYYEGIADGLVGPTNPGYCVAASLLARNWDKALFSYGCVAYELESATAYPTFTRTVPFPTDVLFVVLKHFRWASVLVVSSNEDIWIDTAVRVASALRSKGLPVRLVGSMGVNETEVESTMRKIQAAGGVRVIVMCMHSVLVGGQQQATFLLTARKMGLTSGKYVFVPYDALLYSVPYMNVSYLPLQNSSNLREAYDAVLTITVASEPLSFNEAFAAAKRSKEVTLPMEPEQVHPLFGTIYNSIYLLAKSIQNVRKAGMQLSGSNLAYFKRNITFNGFNQEVKVDTSGSVKTNYIILDSDNRGSKLYQTYVVDLTSGALRFAGRSINFPGGSPPPSDSSCWFDQGTICTGGVEVTYIIIALAVIFSLAVAGLTVILYIRRRLHQIQLVRGPNRILLTLEDLTFINPQLSKKKITLEDLSESRSALEEKSADPSHSVNSMQTETHETTNVAVYEGDWVWLKKFEEGHFKEVKQSTSRIFMKMKDLRNENVNPFLGFFLDCSMFAMVTEHCSRGSLQDLLRNEDVKLDWMFKSSLMLDLIKGIKYLHHRDFPHGRLKSRNCVVDGRFVLKITDYGFNELLESQKAPLEEPPPEDLFWTAPEFLRDLANSRKGTFKGDVYGFSIILQEVVVRGPPYCMLGLPPEEIIRKVKKPPPMCRPTVAPDQAPLECIQLMKQCWSEQPDRRPTFDEIFDRFKLINKGKKTNIIDSMLRMLEQYSSNLEELIRERTEELEVEKQRTEKLLSEMLPPSVAEALKTGATVEPEFFDQVTIYFSDIVGFTTISSLSDPIEVVDLLNDLYTLFDAVLSNHDVYKVETIGDAYMVASGLPKKNGNKHAAEIANMSLNILSSVGTFHMRHMPDVPVRIRIGIHSGPCVAGVVGLTMPRYCLFGDTVNTASRMESTGLPYRIHVNMSTVKILHSLNDGYKIEVRGKTELKGKGIEETYWLVGKTNFTKPLPKPPEIKPGDNWQEMVTEEIKTHFRKANRQVDKKL